The Chloracidobacterium sp. genome includes a window with the following:
- the pyk gene encoding pyruvate kinase yields the protein MARAKIVATIGPASRSPEVLRTLLTSGVNVARINMSHGTHEGHAEVIQLLRHLAGELHQPLAILLDLCGPKIRTGRLIGGEPVTLVAGRRIVITPEDIPGNAERISCSYDGLAYDAKPGDRILLDDGLIELSVTAVHGSDVECLILNGGVLGERKGVNLPSIPTSLPSMTDKDRDDLRFGLAQGVDYVALSFVRSAEDCRQCKNYIAELGAQTPLIAKIEKPEALNHLDEILDIVDGVMVARGDLGVEAETERVPIFQKEIIRHANRKGRIVITATQMLQSMVENPRPTRAEASDVANAILDGTDAVMLSAESAAGKYPIEAVRTMRRIIDYTEEAFAGQQSWRAGVGKFMSLQGASSLRALSEAAVFAAENVGARVIAVFTEGGKMARALALLRPKQRIAAITANVSVYQQLSAVWGVEPLLMPNPKEMSQLFAEGIEMLLRLGWIEQGERLVVLAGKIKGLPVNNLVHLQRVGE from the coding sequence ATGGCGCGCGCCAAAATCGTGGCCACCATCGGGCCGGCCTCACGCTCCCCGGAAGTCCTCCGTACGCTGCTGACCTCCGGCGTCAATGTCGCTCGGATCAACATGTCGCACGGTACGCACGAAGGTCACGCCGAGGTCATCCAATTGCTGCGTCATTTGGCCGGGGAACTCCACCAGCCGCTGGCGATTTTGCTTGACCTGTGCGGCCCGAAAATCCGTACTGGACGGCTCATCGGGGGCGAGCCGGTCACGCTGGTTGCCGGGCGCCGGATTGTCATTACGCCGGAGGATATTCCCGGCAACGCCGAGCGCATCAGTTGCAGCTATGACGGCCTGGCGTACGATGCTAAGCCAGGCGACCGCATTTTGCTTGACGACGGCTTGATCGAACTGAGCGTCACAGCCGTTCACGGCAGCGATGTGGAGTGCCTGATCCTCAACGGCGGCGTTCTCGGCGAGCGCAAAGGCGTCAACCTGCCCAGCATTCCGACCTCGCTGCCCTCAATGACCGACAAAGACCGCGACGACCTGCGGTTTGGTCTTGCGCAGGGAGTGGACTATGTGGCGCTGTCGTTTGTACGTTCGGCGGAGGATTGCCGACAGTGTAAAAACTACATCGCCGAGTTGGGCGCGCAGACGCCGCTCATTGCCAAGATTGAGAAGCCGGAGGCGCTCAACCACTTGGATGAAATTCTTGACATCGTGGACGGCGTCATGGTGGCGCGCGGCGACTTGGGCGTGGAAGCCGAAACCGAGCGCGTCCCGATTTTTCAGAAAGAAATCATCCGCCATGCAAACCGCAAGGGGCGGATTGTCATCACGGCGACGCAGATGCTGCAGTCTATGGTAGAGAATCCGCGTCCGACGCGCGCCGAAGCTTCTGACGTGGCCAACGCCATCCTGGACGGTACGGACGCCGTGATGCTGTCGGCCGAATCGGCCGCCGGGAAATACCCGATCGAAGCCGTCAGGACGATGCGCCGGATTATAGACTACACCGAGGAAGCCTTCGCCGGTCAGCAGTCGTGGCGTGCTGGGGTGGGCAAGTTTATGAGCTTGCAGGGCGCTTCTTCGTTGCGGGCGCTGTCCGAAGCCGCCGTCTTTGCGGCGGAAAACGTCGGCGCGCGCGTCATTGCGGTGTTTACCGAAGGCGGCAAAATGGCGCGAGCGCTGGCGCTGCTGCGCCCAAAACAGCGAATTGCGGCGATTACAGCCAACGTCAGTGTTTATCAGCAACTGTCCGCCGTGTGGGGCGTTGAGCCGCTGCTGATGCCGAATCCCAAGGAGATGAGTCAATTGTTCGCCGAAGGAATCGAGATGCTTTTGCGCCTTGGATGGATTGAACAAGGCGAACGGCTGGTCGTCCTAGCCGGTAAGATCAAGGGCCTGCCTGTGAACAATCTGGTACACCTGCAACGAGTTGGGGAATGA